A DNA window from Castanea sativa cultivar Marrone di Chiusa Pesio chromosome 7, ASM4071231v1 contains the following coding sequences:
- the LOC142642144 gene encoding protein NRT1/ PTR FAMILY 5.4-like, which translates to MSNGCLSKIYCGVKEWYRYYIFFSKPALFILGFVLSHSLVELAVAKIMIVYLTDNWKRQNLPKAVVIMNLQDGVATILAVVLSYIADSYTGRFAMIVFTSIAYISGLVLLWYSAEFLSPSKETRMFYVAAVMIALGKSGRDPPLRAFFADQFIEKEENSNIEGQEKIDSRANVWWRIAWFSGASIAFFCLSNPNTAWKKIFLVSALVMGANLLLFLFGFTFYYRKPPERSPVGIIVRVFMAAIYKLHLNYPRTEEGFHWKNHTPSRFYENHIGQTCLLPKVLLFGWLDKAAIIDEQTPSISLEVQEDRGQLCTVEQVREVKGLFTLIPIWITFFGYSLVVATGSTFFFEQSSNMDFYIGNNVQVPISSFVVLESFISFIIPFLFWSKKARQQSVTRIRIGVGMVCSILSCIAAWWVEVHRLNLIQEERIDPSDISMSVLWLVPQFSLLGLMDGLASNGLQEFFYNRVTTSMRSYGPPFSDCVLGFGNFISIPLVLLFKSWFKDTINTSHLDRYYLALATLNFVFLCIYAYASSGYFNMESASNDEESNESLEDGNDELADHSRSTRNITPYSSRSNQMGNASEEVELIEIKVDGTNDTTRSVSSSLRRRYVATAATAIGFSIRLIDRFSRESPSNIVDSPESMEEALLQSRALTEAENELSDDEPGSQQD; encoded by the exons ATGAGTAACGGATGTTTGTCGAAGATCTACTGTGGAGTCAAGGAATGGTATCGCTActatattttcttctcaaaaccTGCCCTGTTCATTTTAG GTTTTGTTTTAAGCCATAGCCTGGTCGAGTTAGCAGTGGCGAAAATCATGATAGTTTATCTCACAGATAATTGGAAGAGGCAAAATCTACCAAAAGCTGTAGTAATCATGAACCTCCAGGACGGCGTAGCGACTATATTAGCGGTTGTTCTCTCTTATATAGCAGATTCCTATACAGGTCGTTTTGCGATGATTGTCTTTACCAGTATTGCCTATATCTCG GGATTGGTGCTCTTATGGTATTCGGCGGAGTTCCTTAGTCCAAGTAAAGAAACTAGAATGTTCTATGTTGCAGCGGTGATGATAGCACTGGGCAAATCTGGTCGAGACCCACCTCTAAGAGCTTTTTTTGCTGATCAGTTcattgagaaagaagaaaattccAACATAGAAGGGCAGGAAAAAATAGATAGTCGTGCAAATGTTTGGTGGCGGATTGCCTGGTTTTCTGGAGCCAGCATTGCTTTCTTTTGCCTTTCAAACCCAAACACTGCATGGAAAAAAATCTTCCTAGTTTCTGCCCTGGTGATGGGAGCAAATCTTTTACTATTCTTGTTTGGCTTCACCTTTTACTACCGCAAACCACCAGAAAGGAGCCCCGTTGGAATTATTGTAAGAGTTTTCATGGCAGCTATATACAAACTGCATCTCAACTACCCTCGTACAGAAGAAGGGTTTCACTGGAAAAACCATACACCAAGTCGGTTCTACGAGAACCATATTGGTCAAACATGTTTGTTGCCAAAAGTTCTACTTTTCGG GTGGTTAGACAAAGCTGCAATAATTGATGAACAAACACCCTCAATTAGTCTAGAAGTACAAGAGGATCGTGGGCAGCTTTGCACAGTTGAACAAGTGAGGGAGGTAAAAGGCCTTTTTACGTTGATACCTATTTGGATAACCTTTTTCGGCTATAGTTTGGTAGTAGCTACAGGAAGcactttcttttttgaacaaAGTAGCAACATGGATTTTTACATTGGCAATAATGTTCAGGTTCCTATATCTAGTTTTGTTGTACTCGAGTCCTTTATAAGCTTCATAATACCATTCTTGTTTTGGTCGAAAAAAGCAAGACAACAAAGTGTTACACGGATCAGAATTGGTGTTGGTATGGTTTGTTCTATACTAAGTTGCATTGCAGCTTGGTGGGTGGAGGTCCATAGACTAAATTTAATACAAGAAGAGAGAATTGATCCTAGTGATATCTCTATGAGTGTCCTCTGGTTAGTTCCACAATTTTCTTTGTTAGGACTAATGGACGGACTTGCCAGTAACGGTCTTCAGGAATTCTTCTATAACCGCGTCACTACATCAATGAGGAGTTACGGCCCACCCTTCAGTGATTGTGTATTAGGTTTTGGAAATTTCATCAGCATTCCTTTAGTTTTACTGTTTAAAAGCTGGTTCAAGGATACCATAAACACGAGTCATCTAGACAGGTATTATCTGGCTTTAGCAACATTGAATTTCGTGTTCCTTTGCATTTATGCGTATGCTTCATCGGGGTACTTCAACATGGAAAGTGCATCAAATGACGAGGAATCAAACGAAAGCTTGGAAGATGGCAACGATGAGTTAGCTGATCACTCCAGGTCAACTAGGAACATTACTCCATATTCATCGAGGTCTAATCAAATGGGAAATGCATCAGAGGAAGTGGAATTAATCGAGATCAAGGTAGATGGCACTAATGACACAACTAGGAGCGTCTCTTCCTCCCTACGGAGGAGATATGTGGCTACAGCAGCCACAGCCATTGGATTTTCTATACGCCTAATTGACAGATTTTCTAGGGAATCACCCTCAAATATTGTAGACTCCCCTGAATCTATGGAGGAAGCCCTCTTGCAATCCCGAGCATTGACTGAAGCTGAAAATGAACTCTCTGATGATGAGCCAGGAAGCCAACAAGACTAA